Proteins encoded in a region of the Oscarella lobularis chromosome 17, ooOscLobu1.1, whole genome shotgun sequence genome:
- the LOC136197315 gene encoding collagen alpha-1(II) chain-like produces the protein MNWARLCIGAAAALLLTGVDHAVAGTKQLCFPDGSTDFLRGLGVKDLPSGVTESCDYDDVVAWEVTLDARVSASLADVLRRGYNPQPPTSAPRLPLPPPTLYTFGGDYSFELRLRPWVESATVLAVYDGIGNERLRLSVGQHGAFIRLQSGLGNLPDTLRVANVNVTGPGFTRLSFNVVGGQVQVKVNCSPPVVVTPLPAPVDTAAERQFEVNGALVVLGRPGETGLVSPLATLQTLTFDVDGSEAFDNCPYVVECPTGDVSAAVSSASADIAVRNIKGQKGQKGERGRVTDGDPGPPGSPGSDGFPGRDGLPGVNGLPGTKGLPGDRGPGGFPGPRGPPGVPGAPTIVFSVPNVPSVIVGQKGEPGSIGPTGPAGRRGQPGTPGLDGQTGPPGERGYRGLPGTIGQRGRAGSDGEPGPIGRQGPPGIPGEAGKKGIPGHQGPPGLIGTHGPKGPPGVAGKPGKAGNDGERGASGKDGLPGPPGQPGAQGSPGQRGPDGPPGPIGPPGPAGDPGAQGQPGPRGLNGSTGAPGAQGEKGNVGPPGPSGERGMRGNPGKDGTPGDSGTPGTSGSSGVPGNPGLKGSKGSPGVPGERGSTGPLGPKGEVGPIGLSGDRGSPGTPGDYGKIGGKGSKGEKGEWGPMGPAGKDGEGQKGQQGMPGTPGTLGAPGPQGRIGNLGLPGYPGQHGPKGERGERGGGGPQGPRGKRGAAGLDGQPGATGLPGEIGPRGYPGQAGRPGPPGESGDDGARGPQGERGSTGVPGPRGPPGERGEKGDTGRAGQDGSAGEPGEPGAPGTDGNSGSSGITGPPGLPGPRGKNGNQGPLGPSGPPGEQGATGERGRDGLKGKQGPGGAHGQPGSRTGERGEQGPPGSPGAPGDEGERGEKGSAGKHGNRGATGPKGMHGQIGPPGIPGAPGQRGAPGPDGPKGARGDNGEKGPAGEKGKDGARGPHGAQGQAGRDGPPGEKGNSGLPGSRELPGPKGTAGPRGSDGSDGSPGPSGPPGAPGEPGTDGSSGVKGTSGQRGRRGPPGTVGSTGQPGETGLPGNPGHQGEAGDRGFPGPSGPIGSPGDAGERGSTGPPGPPGYAGSTGQKGETGSRGGIGAPGPQGPIGDAGKPGERGDPGERGAPGSPGPTGPQGPGGLKGPIGPPGPKGEKGVNGPPGPPGKDGAEGARGDDGGAGPRGLAGQAGDIGPKGEKGSEGTPGEAGIPGSSGAPGKTGNPGPPGPPGQAGDQGERGPTAPVGPRGETGSPGVEGPKGDRGSPGLDGPPGTDGSSGEPGAAGARGEKGDKGPAGMKGPSGDIGPRGKRGEEGARGPEGPIGIKGSMGRQGDSGNPGVDGTPGKPGPRGSEGQRGPQGPSGRPGPPGKRGPPGPPGPPGPSASETGAGQGAGTFKDGTDQYYLSTKQGSFDPFAQGEKKNIEDFPLAEPKKPDGTKDNPAMSCKDLKACYPDLDDGYYWIDPNEGCSFDAVHVYCDFSAGNRTCVNATNFDFMGSVSKDTLVSDVSGEKFKYDAGKVQMRFLRMLSDRGVQSFTYSCCGATREASSLPGRFRGHACGEFKPSAPENVEGTKCPTLQYLLMAEDLDTLPLPVVDFAPPNDCRGIKIDVGRVCFA, from the exons ATGAATTGGGCTCGATTGTGCAtcggcgccgccgcggcgCTTCTTCTCACCGGCGTCGATCATGCCGTGGCGGGCACGAAACAGCTCTGTTTTCCAGACG GCTCGACCGATTTTCTAAGGGGTCTCGGAGTCAAAGATCTGCCGAGCGGCGTCACGGAATCGTgcgactacgacgacgtcgtcgcgtgggAAGTGACATTAGACGCGCGCGTATCTGCGTCGCTAGCCGACGTCCTGCGTCGCGGTTACAATCCTCAGCCTCCCACCTCCGCCCCCCGCCTCCCGCTTCCGCCTCCAACTTTATATACCTTCGGGGGCGATTACTCGTTCGAGCTTCGCCTGCGTCCTTGGGTAGAGTCGGCGACGGTTCTAGCGGTATACGACGGTATTGGGAACGAGCGACTACGCCTCAGCGTCGGACAACACGGCGCCTTTATACGACTGCAAAGCGGCTTGGGAAATCTTCCCGACACTCTTCGCGTTGcaaacgtcaacgtgacggGACCCGGATTCACCCGTCTCAGTTTTAACGTCGTCGGTGGACAGGTTCAGGTCAAAGTCAATTGCTCTCCACCGGTTGTAGTCACTCCGCTCCCTGCACCGGTCGATACGGCGGCGGAGAGACAGTTTGAAGTCAACGGTGCGCTCGTTGTGCTCGGTCGGCCAGGCGAGACGGGTTTGGTG TCGCCTCTTGCTACGCTCCAAACATTGACATTTGACGTTGATGGGAGCGAAGCCTTCGACAATTGTCCTTACGTCGTCGAGTGTCCGACCGGCGACGTCTCCGCAGCGGTATCAAGCGCTTCGGCGGATATCGCTGTGCGAAACATCAAG GGTCAAAAAGGCCAAAAAGGCGAAAGAGGACGCGTCACTGATGGCGAT CCGGGTCCACCGGGTAGTCCGGGATCAGACGGATTTCCA GGTCGAGACGGTTTGCCGGGTGTAAACGGACTGCCAGGAACGAAAGGCCTCCCC GGCGATCGAGGACCGGGAGGTTTTCCAGGTCCGCGAGGACCGCCTGGCGTGCCAGGAGCCCCTACTATCGTTTTCTCGGTACCAAACGTTCCGAGCGTCATTGTTGGGCAGAAG GGCGAACCGGGTTCTATTGGTCCAACGGGACCGGCTGGACGAAGAGGACAACCC GGTACTCCTGGTCTCGACGGACAGACGGGTCCTCCCGGAGAGCGCGGTTATCGA GGACTTCCGGGTACGATTGGACAAAGAGGAAGAGCCGGATCTGACGGCGAGCCA GGTCCTATTGGACGACAAGGACCACCGGGTATTCCAGGAGAGGCAGGAAAGAAAGGCATACCTGGTCATCAAGGACCTCCGGGTTTGATCGGAACGCACGGTCCCAAGGGACCGCCTGGTGTGGCCGGCAAACCAGGAAAAGCGGGAAATGACGGAGAAAGG GGAGCTTCCGGAAAAGACGGCTTGCCTGGACCTCCGGGTCAACCT GGTGCCCAAGGAAGTCCGGGACAGAGAGGACCCGATGGTCCGCCTGGGCCAATTGGTCCACCGGGACCAGCGGGCGATCCGGGCGCACAAGGACAACCT GGTCCGCGTGGCTTGAACGGATCGACGGGTGCGCCAGGAGCACAGGGAGAGAAA gGTAATGTAGGTCCTCCGGGACCTTCAGGAGAACGAGGAATGCGG GGGAATCCCGGAAAAGACGGAACGCCGGGAGATTCGGGAACGCCAGGCACTTCA GGATCATCTGGTGTACCAGGAAACCCGGGTCTGAAAGGCTCAAAA GGAAGTCCAGGAGTTCCTGGTGAACGGGGATCTACGGGACCGCTTGGTCCCAAG GGCGAAGTCGGACCGATAGGCTTGAGCGGAGATCGAGGAAGTCCA GGCACACCCGGAGACTACGGAAAGATAGGCGGAAAGGGAAGCAAAGGCGAGAAG GGTGAATGGGGTCCGATGGGTCCCGCCGGCAAGGACGGCGAAGGACAAAAG GGTCAACAAGGCATGCCTGGTACTCCTGGAACGCTCGGTGCGCCTGGTCCTCAG ggtcGCATTGGTAATCTCGGTTTGCCGGGATATCCGGGTCAGCACGGTCCCAAAGGAGAGCGCGGCGAGcggggaggaggaggaccaCAAGGCCCTCGAGGAAAGAGA GGAGCTGCTGGTCTCGACGGTCAGCCTGGCGCCACAGGACTGCCT GGAGAGATTGGCCCAAGGGGTTATCCAGGACAGGCGGGCAGGCCAGGACCGCCG GGTGAATCAGGCGACGATGGCGCGAGAGGACCCCAGGGAGAAAGA GGATCGACGGGCGTACCTGGACCGAGAGGACCTCCAGGCgagagaggagaaaag GGCGACACCGGAAGAGCCGGCCAAGACGGATCGGCCGGAGAGCCAGGAGAACCC GGAGCACCCGGCACTGACGGAAACTCGGGAAGCAGCGGAATAACGGGACCACCT GGATTGCCAGGACCGCGAGGGAAGAACGGTAACCAGGGACCTCTTGGGCCATCT GGACCTCCTGGAGAACAAGGTGCTACCGGCGAAAGAGGACGCGACGGTTTGAAAGGCAAACAAGGTCCAGGTGGTGCTCACGGACAACCTGGCTCACGAACT GGTGAACGGGGTGAACAAGGTCCTCCCGGTTCTCCTGGGGCTCCT GGCGACGAGGGTGAACGAGGAGAAAAGGGCAGCGCCGGAAAACACGGCAATCGT GGTGCTACGGGGCCGAAAGGCATGCACGGACAAATTGGTCCTCCTGGAATTCCTGGCGCGCCAGGACAACGAGGCGCGCCCGGTCCAGACGGTCCAAAGGGAGCGAGA GGAGATAACGGTGAAAAGGGACCGGCCGGCGAGAAAGGCAAAGACGGGGCGCGG GGTCCGCATGGCGCTCAGGGCCAGGCTGGAAGAGACGGACCACCAGGAGAAAAA GGTAATTCCGGCTTGCCAGGATCTCGGGAATTGCCTGGACCAAAAGGAACCGCG GGTCCACGCGGATCTGACGGCAGCGACGGTTCGCCTGGTCCATCAGGACCGCCG GGAGCTCCTGGAGAGCCTGGCACAGACGGCAGCAGTGGCGTTAAGGGAACTTCC GGTCAAAGGGGTCGACGGGGTCCTCCTGGTACCGTTGGATCAACTGGTCAACCGGGAGAAACGGGTCTTCCGGGCAACCCGGGACACCAGGGAGAAGCGGGCGACAGA GGTTTTCCGGGTCCTTCCGGTCCTATTGGCTCTCCGGGAGATGCTGGCGAACGG GGTTCAACTGGACCTCCAGGTCCGCCTGGATATGCTGGATCGACTGGTCAAAAGGGAGAAACTGGATCGCGTGGTGGAATTGGCGCTCCCGGACCTCAAGGACCGATA GGTGATGCCGGAAAACCCGGTGAAAGAGGCGATCCCGGCGAGAGAGGCGCTCCT GGCTCACCAGGTCCAACGGGACCTCAAGGTCCTGGGGGCTTGAAGGGGCCCATA GGCCCTCCCGGACCGAAAGGCGAAAAGGGTGTGAACGGTCCTCCAGGCCCACCA GGAAAGGATGGCGCTGAAGGagcgcgcggcgacgacggaggcGCTGGACCGAGG GGACTGGCGGGTCAGGCCGGTGACATTGGACCAAAAGGCGAGAAGGGAAGCGAG GGAACTCCCGGAGAGGCGGGAATTCCGGGCAGTAGCGGAGCACCAGGCAAAACG GGCAACCCGGGACCGCCTGGGCCGCCAGGACAGGCCGGTGATCAAGGAGAACGG GGACCAACTGCACCAGTTGGGCCGAGAGGAGAAACAGGTTCACCAGGAGTAGAG GGTCCCAAGGGCGACAGAGGTTCCCCAGGTCTGGACGGACCACCAGGAACAGAC GGCTCGTCCGGCGAGCCTGGCGCTGCAGGAGCGCGGGGCGAGAAAGGAGATAAAGGACCGGCGGGTATGAAGGGACCTTCGGGAGATATCGGACCGAGAGGAAAAAGA GGAGAAGAAGGTGCTCGCGGTCCCGAAGGACCTATTGGAATAAAGGGAAGCATG GGACGACAAGGCGATTCCGGAAACCCTGGCGTGGACGGAACACCTGGAAAACCG GGTCCTCGAGGATCGGAAGGACAAAGGGGACCGCAGGGACCGTCAGGAAGACCGGGACCTCCTGGAAAGCGA gGACCTCCTGGACCCCCG GGACCGCCTGGACCTTCG GCGTCGGAGACAGGCGCTGGGCAAGGCGCGGGTACATTCAAGGACGGAACCGACCAGTACTATCTCTCGACAAAGCAAGGCTCGTTCGATCCGTTTGCGCAAGGCGAAAAGAAG AACATTGAAGATTTTCCGCTTGCCGAGCCGAAGAAACCGGACGGAACGAAAGACAATCCAGCGATGAGCTGCAAGGACTTGAAGGCTTGTTATCCAGATCTAGACGACG gCTACTATTGGATAGATCCCAATGAAGGTTGCTCCTTCGATGCCGTCCACGTTTATTGCGACTTCAGTGCCGGCAATCGGACGTGCGTCAATGCAACGAAC ttTGATTTCATGGGCTCCGTTTCTAAAGACACCTTGGTTAGCGACGTGAGCGGCGAAAAG TTCAAATACGATGCCGGCAAAGTCCAAATGCGTTTCTTGCGAATGCTCAGCGACAGGGGCGTACAGAGTTTCACGTACTCATGCTGCGGCGCGACGCGAGAGGCCAGTTCACTGCCGGGTCGATTCCGCGGTCACGCATGCGGCGAATTCAAGCCGAGCGCACCGGAGAATGTTGAAGGCACAAAATGTCCG ACGCTACAATACTTGCTGATGGCCGAAGATTTGGATACGCTACCTTTGCCGGTTGTTGACTTTGCACCACCGAACGATTGCCGTGGCATAAAGATAGACGT